A part of Lacinutrix sp. 5H-3-7-4 genomic DNA contains:
- a CDS encoding efflux RND transporter permease subunit, translating into MLNKSIKFLIENKLVAVLLLVLFIGWGTVNAPFNWDTGFLPSNPVAVDAIPDIGENQQIVFTKWDGRSPQDIEDQITYPLTTSLLGIPGVKTIRSSSMFGFSSIYIIFEEDIEFYWSRSRILEKLNSLPSGLLPEGVNPALGPDATGLGQIFWYTLEGRDEKGNVTGGWDLHELRSIQDYYVKYALSSASGVSEVASIGGYVQEYQVDVNPELMRQYNIGLHHVVKAVKESNKDIGAQTLEINQAEYLVRGLGYVKSISDIENAVVTSEDYTSIKIRDIGKVSLGPATRRGLLDKEGAEVVGAVVVARYGANPMEVINNVKAKINELSAGLPSKVLADGRTSQVTIVPFYDRTELIQETLGTLNEALTLEILITILVIIIMVFNLRASVLISGLLPVAVLMVFIAMKLFGVDANIVALSGIAIAIGTMVDVGVILSENIIRHLDENENVIPTEQGTSDEESHKKLPINTVVYNATAEVSGAIVTAVMTTIISFIPVFTMIGAEGKLFRPLAFTKTFALTASIIVALFLIPPFAAFLFRKKSIKNTFKYVLNAVLIALGIAAIIYGYWLGLILIAFGITAFLNLQSKITDKQANLINIIISASAIVFFLAEYWRPLGVDKSIFWNLIFVSVICFGLLGVFSLFIKYYTRILRWCLDNKLLFLSVPTAIVIAGFFIMKNTGKEFMPSLNEGSFLLMPTSMPHSGVEENKRVLQQLDMAVASIPEIETVVGKAGRTESALDPAPLSMYENIIQYKPEYMLNENGVRQRYKVNDDGEYVLKNGMSLRAEQREAWQSLKAKEQLIPDDDGEFYRNWRPEIQSPDDIWNEIVKVTKLPGVTSAPKLQPIETRLVMLQTGMRAPMGIKVKGQDLKQIEAFGVQLENIIKEAEGVKKEAVFADRIVGKPYLLIDIDREKIARYGISIQDVQDVLKVAVGGMVLTQTVEGRERYGVRVRYPRELRANPTDLQQIYVPVEKGSPVPLSELATISYEQGPQVIKSEDTFLVGYVLFDKLDGFAEVNVVESAQALIQQKIDSGELVVPKGINYQFTGTYENQLRAEKTLSVVVPLALAIIFLILYFQFRSVGTSLMVFTGIAVAFAGGFIMIWLYGQGWFLNFNFFGENLRDLFQIHPINLSVAVWVGFIALFGIATDDGVVMATYLTQTFDRNSPETKKEIRASIVEAGEKRIRPCLMTTATTILALLPVLTSTGRGSDIMIPMAIPSFGGMLIALITLFVVPVLYSWKAEVQLKRASK; encoded by the coding sequence ATGCTAAATAAAAGCATCAAATTTTTAATAGAAAACAAACTCGTTGCAGTTTTATTACTTGTTCTTTTTATAGGATGGGGAACTGTTAATGCACCTTTTAATTGGGATACAGGATTTTTGCCAAGTAACCCTGTAGCAGTAGATGCTATTCCCGATATAGGTGAAAATCAACAAATCGTTTTTACCAAATGGGATGGTCGTTCCCCACAAGATATAGAAGACCAAATAACCTATCCATTAACCACATCATTATTGGGTATTCCTGGAGTGAAAACCATTCGTAGTTCCTCTATGTTTGGGTTTTCAAGCATCTATATCATTTTTGAAGAGGATATAGAATTTTACTGGAGCAGAAGTCGTATTCTCGAAAAACTTAATTCCTTACCAAGTGGTTTATTACCCGAAGGTGTTAATCCAGCGTTAGGTCCAGATGCCACAGGATTAGGACAAATATTTTGGTACACTTTAGAAGGTCGCGATGAAAAGGGAAATGTTACTGGTGGATGGGATTTACACGAATTACGGAGTATTCAAGATTACTATGTGAAATATGCGCTATCCTCTGCAAGTGGTGTATCTGAAGTAGCTTCTATTGGCGGTTACGTACAAGAATACCAAGTGGATGTGAATCCAGAATTAATGCGTCAATATAATATTGGATTACATCACGTTGTAAAAGCGGTTAAAGAAAGCAACAAGGATATTGGTGCACAGACTTTGGAAATTAACCAAGCCGAATATTTAGTTCGTGGTTTGGGGTATGTAAAATCCATTTCAGACATCGAAAATGCAGTAGTCACTTCCGAAGATTATACTTCAATTAAGATAAGGGATATTGGAAAAGTCTCATTAGGTCCTGCAACTCGACGTGGTTTATTGGATAAAGAAGGTGCAGAGGTTGTTGGTGCAGTAGTGGTAGCTCGTTATGGCGCAAACCCAATGGAAGTCATTAACAATGTAAAAGCCAAAATAAATGAATTAAGTGCAGGTTTACCTTCAAAAGTTTTGGCAGATGGAAGAACATCACAAGTTACCATAGTGCCTTTTTATGACAGAACAGAATTGATACAAGAAACTTTAGGCACACTTAACGAAGCCTTAACTCTTGAAATATTGATTACCATTTTAGTAATAATTATTATGGTGTTTAATCTTCGTGCTTCCGTACTAATTTCTGGACTATTACCTGTTGCGGTTTTAATGGTGTTTATAGCTATGAAACTCTTTGGTGTCGATGCTAATATTGTCGCATTATCAGGTATTGCTATTGCTATTGGTACAATGGTCGACGTAGGTGTCATACTATCAGAAAACATTATAAGGCATTTGGATGAAAACGAAAATGTCATTCCGACAGAGCAAGGAACGAGCGACGAGGAATCTCATAAAAAGTTACCCATAAACACAGTAGTCTATAACGCAACAGCTGAAGTGTCTGGTGCAATCGTAACCGCAGTTATGACAACTATTATCAGTTTCATTCCTGTATTTACAATGATTGGAGCGGAAGGAAAACTGTTTAGACCATTAGCCTTCACAAAGACTTTTGCATTAACAGCTTCTATAATAGTAGCGTTGTTTTTAATTCCACCGTTTGCTGCATTTTTATTCCGAAAGAAAAGCATTAAAAATACTTTTAAATATGTTTTAAATGCTGTTTTAATAGCATTAGGTATCGCTGCAATTATCTATGGGTATTGGTTAGGATTAATTTTAATTGCGTTTGGGATTACAGCATTTCTCAATCTTCAAAGTAAGATAACAGACAAACAAGCGAATCTTATCAATATCATTATTTCAGCATCAGCTATTGTATTCTTTTTAGCCGAATATTGGAGACCATTAGGCGTTGATAAAAGCATTTTTTGGAATCTCATTTTTGTGAGTGTTATTTGCTTTGGTTTATTAGGTGTTTTCTCATTATTTATAAAATACTACACACGTATTTTAAGGTGGTGTTTAGATAATAAGTTATTGTTTTTATCTGTACCAACGGCTATTGTAATTGCAGGTTTTTTCATTATGAAAAATACAGGCAAAGAGTTTATGCCATCTTTAAATGAAGGCTCATTTCTACTAATGCCAACCTCGATGCCTCATTCTGGCGTGGAAGAAAATAAACGTGTTTTACAGCAATTAGATATGGCAGTAGCCAGTATTCCAGAGATTGAAACCGTAGTTGGTAAAGCAGGTAGAACAGAATCAGCGTTAGACCCAGCACCTTTGTCGATGTATGAAAATATCATTCAGTATAAACCAGAATATATGCTGAATGAAAACGGAGTACGCCAACGCTATAAAGTCAATGATGATGGTGAATATGTGTTAAAAAACGGAATGTCATTGCGAGCGGAACAGCGTGAAGCGTGGCAATCTCTTAAAGCAAAAGAACAACTCATTCCAGACGATGATGGCGAGTTCTACCGTAATTGGAGACCTGAAATACAATCACCAGATGATATTTGGAATGAAATTGTAAAAGTTACCAAATTGCCAGGCGTAACCTCTGCACCAAAGCTACAACCTATTGAAACCCGATTGGTAATGCTTCAAACAGGAATGAGAGCACCTATGGGAATTAAAGTAAAAGGTCAAGACTTAAAGCAGATTGAAGCGTTTGGTGTGCAATTAGAAAACATCATCAAGGAAGCTGAAGGTGTTAAAAAAGAAGCTGTTTTTGCAGACCGTATTGTTGGTAAACCCTATTTGTTAATTGATATTGATAGAGAGAAAATTGCACGTTATGGCATTTCGATACAAGATGTTCAAGATGTATTAAAAGTAGCAGTTGGTGGTATGGTCTTAACCCAAACGGTAGAAGGTCGAGAGCGATATGGTGTACGAGTACGATACCCAAGAGAATTACGAGCAAACCCAACAGACTTACAACAGATTTATGTGCCAGTTGAAAAAGGAAGTCCTGTGCCTTTAAGCGAATTGGCAACTATAAGTTACGAACAAGGTCCACAGGTCATTAAAAGTGAAGATACCTTTTTAGTTGGCTATGTATTGTTCGATAAACTAGATGGTTTTGCCGAAGTCAATGTAGTTGAAAGCGCACAAGCTCTAATTCAGCAAAAGATAGATAGTGGCGAATTAGTAGTTCCAAAAGGTATTAACTACCAATTTACAGGAACATACGAAAATCAGTTGCGAGCCGAAAAAACCTTGTCGGTTGTTGTGCCTTTAGCATTAGCAATTATTTTCTTAATTCTGTATTTCCAATTCCGTTCTGTAGGTACGTCATTAATGGTATTTACAGGTATTGCAGTAGCATTTGCAGGTGGTTTTATTATGATTTGGTTGTATGGTCAAGGATGGTTTTTAAACTTTAATTTCTTTGGCGAAAATCTACGTGATTTATTCCAAATACACCCAATTAATTTAAGTGTTGCAGTCTGGGTAGGGTTTATTGCACTATTCGGAATTGCAACCGATGATGGCGTAGTAATGGCAACCTACTTAACACAGACATTCGATAGAAATTCACCAGAAACTAAAAAGGAAATTAGAGCCTCTATTGTAGAAGCAGGTGAAAAACGAATCAGACCGTGTTTAATGACTACAGCAACAACCATTTTAGCACTCTTGCCAGTACTCACATCAACAGGACGAGGTAGTGATATTATGATTCCTATGGCAATACCGAGTTTCGGCGGAATGCTCATTGCCTTAATCACTTTGTTTGTTGTACCAGTATTGTATAGCTGGAAAGCAGAAGTTCAACTTAAAAGAGCATCAAAATGA
- a CDS encoding heavy metal translocating P-type ATPase: protein MKKKKVNLRDLKPNSEEQHSHDDGHNHGNGSAFKTYVPAIISFTMLIIGIGLDYFDVSFFKDWIRIAWYGIAYLPVGLPVVKEGWNSIKKGDVFTEFFLMSIATIGAFVIGEYPEGVAVMLFYAVGELFQSAAVNRAKGNIKALLDVRPKEANVFREGDYKSVSPKDVNIGEKIQIRVGEKIPLDGVLLSEKASLNTAALTGESKPDSIQKEAKVYAGSINLESVIEVEVTNKFEDSSIARILDLVQNATARKSKTELFIRQFARIYTPIVVFLAIGVTFIPYFFVDDYIFRDWLYRALIFLVISCPCALVISIPLGYFGGLGAASKNGILFKGASFLDAMTKINTLVMDKTGTVTKGVFKIKEVKAIGWNETEFMQYLMAMEEQSTHPIAKAILEYKAEGEDFEAQDVSEIAGKGLKGVVNGKTVLVGNKALMTANNIDVPTETESIVESIVLVAIDNQFAGYVVIADELKEDAKETITALHKVGIKNIMMLSGDKDSITQQVAKELNIENAKGGLLPEDKLNEVEILKKNPENKVAFIGDGINDAPVLAASNVGIAMGGLGSDVAIETADVIIQTDQPSKVVRAIRISRSTRKIVWQNIILAFGVKVIVLILGAGGLATMWEAVFADVGVALLAILNAVRLQRMSWD, encoded by the coding sequence ATGAAAAAAAAGAAAGTCAATTTAAGAGATTTAAAACCAAATTCAGAAGAACAACATTCTCACGATGATGGTCATAATCACGGTAATGGTAGTGCATTCAAAACCTATGTACCTGCAATCATAAGTTTTACAATGCTTATCATTGGTATAGGTTTAGATTATTTTGATGTTTCCTTCTTTAAGGATTGGATTCGTATTGCTTGGTATGGTATTGCATATTTACCTGTAGGCCTTCCTGTTGTAAAAGAGGGTTGGAATAGTATTAAAAAAGGTGATGTTTTTACAGAGTTCTTTTTAATGTCTATAGCAACCATTGGTGCATTTGTTATTGGTGAATATCCCGAAGGTGTTGCAGTAATGCTATTTTATGCAGTAGGCGAATTATTTCAAAGTGCTGCTGTAAATCGTGCAAAAGGAAATATAAAAGCATTATTAGATGTTAGACCTAAAGAAGCCAATGTATTTCGTGAGGGAGATTATAAAAGTGTTTCGCCAAAAGATGTAAACATTGGAGAAAAAATTCAAATTCGAGTAGGTGAAAAAATTCCATTGGATGGTGTTTTATTATCCGAAAAAGCATCTCTAAACACCGCAGCATTAACAGGCGAAAGCAAACCAGATTCCATTCAGAAAGAAGCAAAGGTTTACGCAGGTAGTATCAATTTAGAAAGTGTTATTGAAGTTGAGGTAACCAATAAGTTTGAAGACAGTTCTATTGCGAGAATATTAGACTTGGTTCAAAATGCTACAGCTCGTAAGTCTAAAACAGAATTATTCATTAGACAGTTTGCTCGTATCTACACACCAATTGTAGTGTTCTTGGCTATTGGTGTTACTTTTATACCTTACTTTTTTGTAGATGATTATATATTTAGAGATTGGTTATACAGAGCATTAATATTCTTGGTAATATCTTGTCCTTGTGCGTTAGTGATTTCAATTCCATTAGGATATTTCGGTGGATTGGGAGCAGCTTCAAAAAATGGAATATTATTTAAAGGTGCTTCATTTTTAGATGCAATGACCAAGATAAATACTTTGGTAATGGACAAAACAGGAACCGTAACCAAAGGTGTTTTTAAAATCAAAGAAGTAAAAGCAATCGGTTGGAATGAAACCGAATTTATGCAATACTTAATGGCGATGGAAGAGCAATCCACGCATCCAATTGCAAAAGCCATTTTAGAGTACAAAGCTGAAGGAGAAGATTTTGAAGCACAAGACGTTTCTGAAATTGCAGGTAAAGGTTTAAAAGGCGTTGTTAATGGTAAAACAGTTTTAGTAGGTAATAAAGCCTTAATGACCGCCAATAATATTGATGTTCCAACGGAAACGGAATCTATTGTAGAATCGATAGTATTAGTTGCAATCGATAATCAATTTGCAGGTTATGTAGTCATAGCAGATGAATTAAAAGAGGATGCAAAAGAAACTATTACAGCATTACACAAAGTAGGCATTAAAAATATTATGATGCTTTCCGGTGATAAAGATTCCATTACGCAACAAGTCGCTAAAGAGTTGAACATCGAAAATGCAAAAGGTGGTTTACTTCCAGAAGATAAGTTAAACGAAGTTGAAATTTTAAAGAAAAATCCTGAAAATAAAGTAGCTTTTATAGGTGATGGTATTAACGATGCACCAGTTTTAGCAGCAAGTAACGTTGGTATTGCAATGGGTGGTTTAGGTAGTGATGTAGCTATTGAAACAGCAGATGTCATTATTCAAACAGACCAACCATCAAAAGTAGTGAGGGCTATTAGGATTAGTCGTTCTACACGTAAAATTGTTTGGCAGAATATCATTTTAGCATTTGGTGTTAAAGTTATTGTCTTGATTTTAGGAGCAGGTGGTTTAGCCACAATGTGGGAAGCTGTTTTTGCAGATGTAGGAGTAGCATTATTAGCAATTTTAAATGCAGTTCGATTACAACGAATGAGTTGGGATTAA
- a CDS encoding GDCCVxC domain-containing (seleno)protein: MKTILKSEITCPNCGHKKVEDMPTNACQFFYECENCKTVLKPNEGDCCVYCSYGTVPCPPIQQNKSCC, encoded by the coding sequence ATGAAAACCATATTAAAATCGGAAATCACTTGCCCTAACTGCGGACATAAAAAAGTGGAAGATATGCCTACTAACGCTTGTCAATTCTTTTACGAGTGCGAGAATTGTAAAACGGTTCTAAAACCAAACGAAGGTGATTGTTGTGTGTATTGTTCTTATGGTACAGTTCCTTGTCCACCAATTCAACAAAACAAAAGTTGTTGCTAA
- the merTP gene encoding mercuric transport protein MerTP — translation MKNKLAVTSILTAITASLCCITPVLALIAGTSGVASTFSWIEPFRPYLIGLTIVVLLFAWYQKLKPEKEIDCECETDEKPKFMQSKTFLGIVTVFAIVMLAFPYYSSMLYPKTEKQIIIVDKSNIKTTEYKISGMTCASCEAHVNHEVNKLNGIVNSKTSYENGNAIIEFDETKTNELEIEKTINSTGYKVTNKKEN, via the coding sequence ATGAAAAATAAATTAGCGGTTACAAGTATCCTAACAGCAATCACAGCTTCATTGTGTTGTATCACACCTGTTTTGGCATTAATTGCAGGAACAAGCGGTGTAGCTTCAACTTTTTCTTGGATAGAACCATTTAGACCTTACTTAATTGGGCTAACAATAGTAGTTCTTCTGTTTGCTTGGTATCAAAAATTAAAACCAGAAAAAGAAATCGATTGTGAATGTGAAACGGATGAAAAACCAAAATTTATGCAGTCAAAAACCTTTTTAGGTATTGTAACAGTATTTGCAATTGTGATGTTGGCATTTCCATACTACTCAAGTATGTTATATCCAAAAACCGAAAAACAAATCATAATAGTTGATAAATCAAATATAAAAACAACAGAGTATAAAATAAGCGGAATGACCTGTGCCAGTTGTGAAGCTCACGTAAACCACGAAGTAAATAAACTTAACGGAATTGTAAACTCAAAAACATCATACGAAAATGGTAACGCAATCATTGAGTTTGACGAAACTAAAACCAATGAATTGGAGATTGAGAAAACAATTAATTCTACAGGTTATAAAGTAACTAATAAAAAAGAAAATTAA
- a CDS encoding DUF3703 domain-containing protein, translated as MKFNTIIPKHLKQAYNEELNQYSFCLENKRFGDAWYHLERSHIIGQSYPIEHTYSHWLMLKFGFRHKDTKEVIGQIIRLLVGGWKSFINYVPLGNTGGANVPPLKRMPIPNDIEKLLDIE; from the coding sequence ATGAAGTTTAATACTATAATACCTAAACATCTGAAACAGGCGTATAATGAAGAATTAAACCAATACAGTTTCTGTTTAGAAAATAAGCGATTTGGTGATGCTTGGTATCATTTAGAACGCAGTCATATCATAGGTCAATCTTATCCAATAGAACATACCTATTCACATTGGTTAATGCTAAAATTTGGATTTCGACATAAAGACACTAAAGAGGTAATAGGACAAATAATTAGGTTGCTTGTGGGTGGCTGGAAATCATTTATAAATTACGTACCACTTGGCAATACAGGTGGAGCAAACGTGCCACCATTAAAACGGATGCCTATTCCAAATGACATTGAAAAATTATTAGATATAGAATGA
- a CDS encoding Fur family transcriptional regulator, with the protein MKEVEQLLESKQIRITAMRLLIYKFLAEKEVAVTLSDIENAFEKADRTTLYRTVKTFEDKGIVHQIDDGTGITKYALCEKGCNCEIETDLHLHFHCNNCNETICLTEHKIPQIKVPDGFVSENVNLVVKGICDKCSG; encoded by the coding sequence ATGAAAGAAGTAGAACAATTATTAGAGTCAAAACAAATTCGTATTACAGCAATGCGTTTGCTTATATATAAGTTTCTTGCAGAAAAAGAGGTCGCTGTTACTTTAAGTGACATAGAAAATGCGTTTGAAAAAGCAGACAGAACTACTTTATACAGAACAGTAAAAACTTTTGAAGATAAAGGAATAGTTCATCAAATAGACGATGGTACGGGAATTACAAAATATGCGCTCTGTGAAAAAGGATGTAATTGTGAAATTGAAACCGATTTACACCTGCATTTCCATTGTAATAATTGCAATGAAACCATTTGCCTAACAGAACATAAAATACCACAAATTAAAGTACCTGATGGTTTTGTTTCAGAGAATGTAAACTTGGTTGTCAAAGGTATTTGCGATAAGTGTAGTGGTTAA
- a CDS encoding cation diffusion facilitator family transporter, which produces MDATRQQDLKKARTLQIWNVIYDVIEVVVSLIAGFASNSSALIGWGLDSTIEVISAATLGWRLHGEIEGIDKEKVKKRKKITLYVIAASFTLVCIFITYDSVTKLINQETATWSTMGLIILLVSLVVNPILIYFKRKYGKKLDSPAMLADAKDTFICLYQTVVVLIGLLLVNQFGWWMADPIAALLIVPYALKEGWEAFSKARNINLNETVK; this is translated from the coding sequence ATGGATGCAACAAGACAACAAGATTTAAAAAAGGCAAGAACACTTCAAATATGGAATGTCATTTATGATGTTATTGAAGTGGTCGTATCTCTTATTGCAGGATTTGCTTCAAACAGTTCAGCTTTGATAGGTTGGGGATTGGACAGCACTATCGAAGTGATAAGCGCAGCAACTTTAGGTTGGCGATTACACGGAGAGATTGAAGGTATTGATAAAGAAAAAGTAAAAAAACGAAAGAAAATTACACTCTACGTCATTGCAGCATCTTTCACATTAGTCTGTATTTTTATTACTTATGATTCTGTTACAAAACTTATAAATCAAGAAACTGCGACCTGGAGCACTATGGGATTAATTATTTTATTGGTTTCATTGGTAGTAAACCCTATCCTTATTTATTTCAAAAGAAAATACGGTAAAAAACTTGATAGTCCAGCAATGTTAGCAGATGCAAAGGACACATTTATTTGCCTATACCAAACCGTTGTTGTACTTATAGGTTTGCTTTTGGTAAATCAGTTCGGTTGGTGGATGGCAGACCCTATTGCAGCACTTCTTATTGTTCCTTATGCACTAAAAGAAGGATGGGAAGCATTTAGTAAAGCGAGAAATATTAATCTTAATGAAACTGTAAAATGA
- a CDS encoding efflux RND transporter periplasmic adaptor subunit: protein MKNKIYKILTVIVLAIFVSACGNKENHNENGSHSHDEEEKTEVNEEHHDEDEVMLSQQQFDALKMKIDTLALRNMSGYVEANGTLEVPPQNEAAITTVVGANVVSIEVVEGDKVNKGQVVAYLSHPNIIQAQTDYLNAYSNSELAKKNYERQQKLYDAGVGSGANFQKAEAEYQASKAMVNGLEAQLRILNVNTTSVRNGTIAQRIALRSPIEGFVQKVEVKTGQYVEPQTELFEIVNTHHVHADLMVFEKDVYKVQKGQKVNFTVQSIPDAELIAEIYSVSKTFEDNPKAVHVHAEIENKKGNLIPGMYIQGKIQVDNTQTKALPESAVIKEGERYYVFSVEKENNDWSFKPIEVVLGTKDGDWVSVQFIEDIESNTQFAYNNAYYLNAEMKKGEAEHEH from the coding sequence ATGAAAAACAAAATATATAAAATCCTTACCGTAATCGTGTTAGCCATATTTGTTTCAGCTTGCGGAAATAAAGAAAATCATAACGAGAATGGTAGTCATTCCCACGATGAGGAAGAAAAAACAGAAGTTAACGAAGAGCATCACGATGAAGACGAAGTAATGCTTTCACAACAGCAATTCGATGCATTGAAAATGAAAATAGATACGTTAGCATTACGTAATATGAGCGGCTATGTAGAAGCAAACGGAACGTTAGAAGTACCACCACAAAACGAAGCAGCTATTACTACTGTTGTTGGTGCAAATGTCGTTTCAATTGAAGTGGTTGAAGGTGATAAGGTTAATAAAGGTCAAGTTGTGGCTTATCTATCGCACCCAAATATCATACAAGCGCAAACGGATTATTTAAACGCTTATAGCAATAGCGAGCTTGCAAAGAAAAATTATGAACGTCAACAAAAATTATACGATGCTGGTGTTGGTTCTGGTGCTAATTTCCAGAAAGCAGAAGCAGAATATCAAGCATCAAAAGCAATGGTTAATGGTTTAGAAGCGCAATTAAGAATACTCAACGTTAACACTACATCAGTTCGCAATGGAACAATTGCACAGCGCATAGCATTGCGAAGTCCAATAGAAGGCTTTGTGCAAAAAGTTGAAGTAAAAACAGGTCAATATGTAGAGCCACAAACCGAATTATTTGAAATTGTAAATACGCATCACGTTCACGCCGATTTAATGGTTTTTGAAAAAGATGTTTATAAAGTACAGAAAGGTCAGAAAGTTAACTTTACGGTACAATCCATACCAGATGCAGAGCTTATCGCAGAAATCTATTCCGTAAGCAAAACCTTTGAGGACAACCCAAAAGCAGTCCACGTTCACGCAGAAATAGAAAACAAAAAAGGTAACTTAATTCCTGGTATGTATATTCAAGGTAAAATTCAAGTAGATAATACCCAAACAAAGGCATTACCAGAAAGTGCAGTTATAAAAGAAGGTGAAAGATATTATGTGTTTTCAGTAGAAAAAGAAAATAACGACTGGAGTTTTAAACCCATAGAAGTTGTATTAGGTACTAAAGATGGTGATTGGGTATCGGTTCAATTTATTGAAGATATAGAAAGTAACACACAATTTGCTTATAATAATGCTTATTACCTTAACGCAGAAATGAAAAAAGGAGAAGCAGAACACGAACATTAA